ACGCGCGCCTCGACGTCGACCGCCTCCTCGCGGAATTGGCGAAGGTCGGCCGGTCCAGGGACATGAAGGCGGCGCGGAAGGACGTCGCGAAGGCCCAGAGGAAGAACAGCCTCAAGGCGTTCGATCGCTTGGTCCGGATGGATGACGGTGAGCCGCGGATCATCAGCGACCCACCGCTGCTCATTCCGGCTCGCGAGCTCGCCTCCGAGAGTCAGCGCCAGGACCTGGAGGAGCGGATGCGCGAGGTGCTGCGCCGCTATCGCGAGAGCCTCAAGGGAGACCGCCGGCATCTGTTCGACGGCTACCGATTCGTCGACATGGCCCGTAAGGTCGTGGGCGTCGGGAGCGTTGGGACGCAGGCCTGGGTGGTGCTGATGATGGGCCGCGACGGGCGGGACCCCTTGTTCATCCAAGCGAAGGAGGCCGAGCCTTCGGTGCTCGAGGCCCACGCGGGGGCGAGTGTGTTCGCAAACCACGGTGAGCGGGTGGTGGAGGGGCAATGGCTGATGCAGGCAGCGAGCGATGTTCTCCTCGGCTGGCTTCCGGCCGTCGGGTACGACGGTCGGGAGCGAGACTTCTATGTCCGCCAGCTGTGGGACGGCAAGAGGTCGGTAGACGTCGAGACCCTGGTTCCGAAGGGCCTCGCGATTTACGGACGAATCTGCGGCTGGACCCTGGCTCGCGCCCACGCGCGGTCCGGCGATCGGATCGCGATCGGCGCCTACCTCGGCAAGGGCAAGGCCTTCGACCGGGCGGTCGCCGAATTCGCTGAGCGCTACGTGGATCAAAACGAAGCGGACTACGCCGCGCTGGCCGGTGCAGTCAAATCGGGGCGCGTTCGGGCGGAAACCGACTAGTCCTTGGCGGCACACCTCGAGACCTGATGATCGACTCCGCCCGCGCACGTGAGGTGTTGCGCCGTGCCCGCTCGATTCCCCCCGGCTTCGTTACGACCTATGGGGACCTGTGTCCGGGCGCGCCTCGGTTTGCCGGCGCGGTTATGGCGTCCTGCCACGACCCCAGCGTTCCATGGCAACGGATCGTGCGTGCCGATGGGTCCCTGGCCAAAGGGGCGCGCCAACGCCGGCTGCTCGAGGCCGAGGGAACGCCGTTTCGAGGCGCCCGGGTGGACATGGGAGTTGCTTGGTTCGCGATCGACGACGCCGACGCGGATTGAGGGGACCGCTAGCCTGGCGATCCGTGAGCCTCAGGGCTGGACCGTACACCTTCTCCCACGTCACCTACGACCCGCCCAGTGACGTGGTTTACGCCGCGATCGGCGCGCCGCGTCCGGGCACCCGGGAGGAGACGCCCGAGTCGCATTACCTGCGTTTCGACAGCAGGGGGCGATTCTCGGGGATCATCCTCATGAGCCCGCGGGCGCAGCTCGAGCGCGAGGGTGGCGTCTACGTCAGCCTCCCCGGGGGCGACCGGGTTCGGGTCCAGGGGATCGAGCCGCTCGTGGCAGGCGCGGGGGGGAACTAGACGGCCCCATGGGCCGGACCCGCAGCGAATGGAGGATTGGGTACCCATAGGGGCCCCAATCGTTCAGTCGAGATGCGGCGGCACCTCACGTTTCCCCGACGCGGTCCGTTTGTTTAGTTGGATGAGCGCCATGGCAGAGGCATTGCCGCCGTTTCAGGCCTTCCTCGACGAGCATCTGGAGCCCGTCGGCGCGTTCCTTCGCGGGATGGTGGGCCCCAACGACGCCGAGGACTGTCTTCAGGAGACGTTCCTGGCGGCGCTACGGGCCTATCC
The nucleotide sequence above comes from Solirubrobacterales bacterium. Encoded proteins:
- a CDS encoding DUF2252 domain-containing protein produces the protein MLEDQAQHRIPELVPIRYGRMLASPFSFYRGAAAIMAMDLADTPTTGLRAQLCGDAHLLNFGVFAAPDRRLVWDLNDFDETLPGPWEWDLKRLAASFAIAGRDRGFTSKDTRTAVLSTARTYREAMRDFAARRNLDVWYARLDVDRLLAELAKVGRSRDMKAARKDVAKAQRKNSLKAFDRLVRMDDGEPRIISDPPLLIPARELASESQRQDLEERMREVLRRYRESLKGDRRHLFDGYRFVDMARKVVGVGSVGTQAWVVLMMGRDGRDPLFIQAKEAEPSVLEAHAGASVFANHGERVVEGQWLMQAASDVLLGWLPAVGYDGRERDFYVRQLWDGKRSVDVETLVPKGLAIYGRICGWTLARAHARSGDRIAIGAYLGKGKAFDRAVAEFAERYVDQNEADYAALAGAVKSGRVRAETD
- a CDS encoding MGMT family protein is translated as MIDSARAREVLRRARSIPPGFVTTYGDLCPGAPRFAGAVMASCHDPSVPWQRIVRADGSLAKGARQRRLLEAEGTPFRGARVDMGVAWFAIDDADAD